A genomic stretch from Aedes albopictus strain Foshan chromosome 2, AalbF5, whole genome shotgun sequence includes:
- the LOC109416535 gene encoding rab3 GTPase-activating protein catalytic subunit, which translates to MKMANEEVDDTEFFQQDFTTASEWEIFNARLEEIFHEWKLSYGGASMGSPRAAPLGPNQLSLCEWTIAKEKIKFADVELDVVRIKANVNSEEDAVAVGEDVEPGDCQAFVDLLANGNDYCIIDQKAAEGELHPLAQWYGLREFVVIVPVKGSITNESQIRILMSSIHIAVGESGCDVPVFVQVLDKVQNVFLGVCESGSTRLSFDIVHLNVTPPTCRYLSGLLDVFKGKVGVPYMDPVAVSVRFTYSLSKFLSASYVVPKKVPFSPNGDDEDTGDAIISLPFGVAIDPVSELVLHCTWPHVADNVVIDSQTYSDFDPLTAPLWSLRAHFEDTPVCYMSDCIQEFLQVSDSRRAITEYFPELAFGATQNLEGSKALERLTESKIPTLTSVLPGASSSGSKQPDHIKLEGPINDHLLKDMLYYLFPDAQKDALQHEYQMPSPGQAEFDPLKIKSANPDSLVHRLALLLAVCNSYYGGKRAVAQLWAEFSQEMRYRVERCIQIPG; encoded by the coding sequence atgaaaatggcCAACGAGGAAGTCGACGACACCGAGTTCTTTCAGCAGGATTTCACCACCGCCTCGGAGTGGGAGATTTTTAACGCTCGATTGGAGGAAATCTTCCACGAGTGGAAACTGTCCTACGGTGGGGCGTCGATGGGAAGCCCTAGGGCGGCACCGTTGGGACCAAACCAGCTATCGCTTTGCGAGTGGACTATCGCTAAGGAGAAGATAAAGTTCGCAGACGTTGAGCTGGACGTCGTGCGGATCAAGGCTAATGTGAACAGTGAGGAGGACGCAGTGGCCGTTGGCGAGGATGTGGAGCCTGGTGATTGTCAGGCTTTTGTGGATCTGCTGGCTAACGGGAATGATTACTGCATCATTGATCAGAAGGCAGCCGAAGGAGAGTTGCATCCACTGGCTCAGTGGTACGGATTGAGAGAGTTTGTCGTGATTGTTCCGGTGAAGGGTTCCATTACCAACGAAAGTCAGATTCGTATTCTGATGAGTTCGATCCACATCGCGGTCGGCGAGAGCGGTTGCGACGTTCCAGTATTTGTGCAAGTGCTGGACAAGGTCCAGAATGTGTTTCTTGGGGTTTGCGAATCCGGCTCGACGCGGTTGTCGTTCGATATCGTGCACTTGAATGTTACGCCGCCGACGTGCAGATATCTGTCCGGATTGTTGGATGTTTTCAAGGGCAAAGTTGGGGTACCTTATATGGATCCGGTCGCGGTTTCCGTTCGTTTCACGTACTCTCTGTCCAAGTTTCTAAGTGCCTCCTACGTGGTCCCGAAGAAGGTTCCGTTCTCCCCCAACGGTGACGACGAAGACACCGGAGATGCAATAATTTCCCTTCCATTTGGAGTGGCCATCGATCCGGTATCGGAATTGGTTCTGCATTGCACGTGGCCACACGTCGCTGATAATGTCGTGATCGACTCCCAAACATACTCCGATTTTGATCCTCTAACAGCCCCACTCTGGAGTCTGAGGGCCCACTTCGAGGACACTCCGGTTTGCTACATGTCCGAttgcatccaggagttcctgcaggtatCCGATTCTCGTCGGGCCATCACGGAATACTTCCCGGAGCTTGCATTCGGAGCAACCCAAAACCTAGAAGGCTCCAAGGCCCTAGAACGTCTAACCGAGTCCAAGATCCCGACTTTAACGTCGGTCCTGCCGGGAGCCTCTTCCAGCGGATCCAAACAGCCGGACCACATCAAACTGGAAGGACCCATAAACGATCACCTTCTGAAAGATATGCTCTACTACCTGTTTCCCGATGCGCAGAAGGATGCCCTGCAGCACGAGTACCAGATGCCCTCCCCGGGCCAAGCGGAGTTCGATCCGTTGAAGATTAAATCGGCCAATCCGGATTCGTTGGTCCATCGGCTGGCGCTACTGCTGGCCGTGTGTAATTCCTACTACGGTGGGAAACGTGCCGTTGCGCAGCTGTGGGCCGAGTTTTCCCAGGAGATGCGCTACCGAGTGGAACGCTGCATTCAGATACCAGGGTAA
- the LOC109405612 gene encoding methylcrotonoyl-CoA carboxylase subunit alpha, mitochondrial — MLFKVWHAVAGGGRFLSTSAQRHGAKSVPTRQINKLLIANRGEIACRVMRTANRLGIQTVAVFSDADERSLHAKMANEAYNIGPAASQQSYLRGEKILEVAKRAGCQAIHPGYGFLSENVEFADLCQKEGVVFIGPPASAIRDMGIKSTSKHIMSEAGVPIINGYHGEDQSDERLMQEAKKIGFPLMIKAVRGGGGKGMRIAETEADFFPALQSARTESEKAFGDSSMLLERYVRSPRHVEVQVFADHHGNAVYLYERDCSVQRRHQKIIEEAPAPGLSEELRVQLGEAAVRAAKAVNYVGAGTVEFILDKEDLSFHFMEMNTRLQVEHPITEMITGTDLVEWQIKVASGEPLPMTQEQIRKTGHAFEARIYAEDPAGGFLPGAGPLNYLSTPEPSSTTRVETGVRQGDEVSIHYDPMIAKLVVWGENRPSALQLLIEQLRNYQIAGLQTNINFLIDLASHGHFQAADVHTGFIDQHMATLFPVKTVSNEKIAQLALAYVLNENASTRKSLNRLNPFDLELNFRPNYTPTRKFQLKVGEKEHQVEVKSKGVDFEVRVDGGAWLNVKATRKPHENRFLLQTNINGHVSCFNTVIESGSIALYDDTGLTSAEVVQPKFVTADSAMEGANAGSVIAPMPGVLDKVFVKPGDSVKAGTPLAVLIAMKMEHVLKAAMDGVVKAVPNAEGSNVQKGAVLIAFESN, encoded by the exons ATGCTATTCAAAGTGTGGCACGCAGTGGCCGG CGGTGGCAGGTTCCTGTCGACCAGCGCGCAGCGGCACGGCGCAAAGAGTGTTCCCACCCGGCAGATCAACAAGCTGCTAATTGCCAATCGTGGGGAGATCGCGTGCCGAGTTATGAGGACGGCCAATCGACTGGGCATCCAAACGGTGGCCGTTTTCTCCGACGCGGACGAGCGATCGCTGCATGCCAAGATGGCCAACGAAGCGTACAACATCGGACCGGCTGCTTCGCAACAGTCGTATCTGCGAGGAGAGAAGATCTTGGAGGTCGCTAAGAGGgcagggtgtcaggccattcatCCGGGATACGGATTCTTGTCGGAGAACGTGGAGTTTGCGGACCTGTGCCAAAAGGAAGGAGTGGTGTTTATCGGTCCGCCGGCGAGTGCTATCCGGGATATGGGAATCAAGAGCACTTCGAAGCATATCATGAGTGAGGCTGGAGTTCCGATCATCAACGGGTATCACGGGGAGGATCAGTCGGATGAGCGGCTGATGCAGGAAGCGAAGAAGATTGGATTCCCGCTGATGATCAAGGCGGTTCGCGGTGGCGGTGGAAAGGGCATGCGAATTGCCGAGACGGAAGCGGATTTCTTCCCGGCACTGCAGTCGGCCAGGACCGAATCCGAGAAGGCTTTTGGGGATAGCTCGATGCTGCTGGAGAGGTACGTGCGATCGCCAAGGCATGTGGAAGTGCAGGTATTTGCCGATCATCATGGCAATGCGGTTTACCTTTATGAGCGAGATTGCTCGGTTCAGAGACGCCATCAGAAGATCATCGAGGAAGCCCCTGCTCCGGGATTGTCGGAAGAGCTGCGCGTTCAGCTGGGCGAGGCTGCGGTCCGAGCGGCTAAGGCCGTGAATTACGTCGGAGCCGGAACGGTGGAATTCATCTTGGACAAAGAGGATTTATCGTTCCATTTCATGGAGATGAACACCCGTCTTCAGGTGGAGCATCCAATTACGGAAATGATTACCGGAACGGATCTCGTTGAATGGCAGATCAAAGTTGCCTCCGGAGAGCCCCTTCCGATGACGCAAGAGCAGATCCGTAAGACCGGTCACGCATTCGAAGCCAGAATCTACGCCGAAGATCCAGCGGGAGGATTCCTGCCCGGTGCTGGTCCGCTGAATTATCTCTCGACGCCAGAGCCTTCGAGCACTACCAGAGTGGAAACCGGAGTCCGCCAAGGAGATGAAGTGTCCATCCATTACGATCCGATGATTGCCAAGCTGGTAGTGTGGGGTGAGAACCGCCCGAGTGCTCTCCAGTTGTTGATCGAACAGTTGAGAAACTATCAAATTGCTGGACTTCAAACAAACATTAACTTCCTCATCGATTTGGCTAGCCATGGCCACTTCCAAGCGGCGGATGTCCACACCGGTTTCATCGATCAGCATATGGCAACCTTGTTCCCGGTGAAAACCGTTTCCAACGAAAAAATCGCTCAGTTGGCACTGGCTTACGTTCTGAACGAAAATGCCAGCACCAGGAAGTCATTGAATCGGTTGAACCCGTTCGATCTAGAGCTTAACTTCCGACCCAACTATACTCCGACCCGGAAGTTCCAGCTGAAGGTAGGTGAGAAGGAGCACCAGGTGGAGGTGAAATCCAAAGGAGTAGACTTTGAAGTTCGTGTCGATGGAGGCGCCTGGTTGAACGTGAAGGCCACTAGGAAACCACACGAAAATCGGTTCCTGCTGCAGACCAACATCAACGGACACGTGTCGTGCTTCAACACGGTGATTGAGAGTGGTTCCATCGCTCTGTATGATGAT ACTGGCCTCACTTCCGCCGAAGTGGTCCAACCCAAGTTTGTGACTGCCGATAGTGCCATGGAGGGAGCCAATGCCGGTTCCGTTATCGCTCCCATGCCGGGAGTGTTGGACAAGGTGTTCGTTAAGCCGGGAGATTCCGTTAAAGCCGGTACGCCCCTGGCCGTGTTGATTGCCATGAAGATGGAACACGTCCTGAAGGCAGCGATGGACGGAGTGGTCAAGGCCGTGCCCAATGCTGAGGGTTCCAACGTGCAGAAGGGGGCCGTTTTGATAGCATTCGAATCGAACTAG
- the LOC109405613 gene encoding zinc finger protein 99 produces MRLCFRCKPLFESITKIRSMSAETPEPWKESIEVKLEPPDEPADTPLLDEKHRLKRLRALKKLLIKADAFESLKRRYLESLERSNDDSGETATPPDEQPSEPRPSEGAAQCICELCGQTFGSSKNMLRHMDGYHTIPGVVVRRGGKSLFRCKFCELEFPARNQLLRHCQQGHADSIGRWKKSFKWQEMKQADGPKKLKGCVGCDEMSGSLEELVRHLEKSHAGSFCDICYKVFKDSSVVLLHRRVHLGQNPYACDLCPKVFKSLQHVAEHRQSHTGKRPYQCDECSLGFARVGDLNKHRNLRHAAAPSYLCTECPEAFYSATIFHRHRQKHRMAAEMGIEATRLAVFPCDQCDELFENGNDRKGHVLVRHSEGRPFACDECGKRFKAAGHLKAHKLIHSGVKTQKCDECSASFYLAGDLRRHQKTHRKKEDS; encoded by the exons atgaggttatgttttcgaTGCAAGCCTCTATTTGAATCAATTACAAAAATTAG AAGCATGTCAGCCGAAACACCAGAACCCTGGAAGGAAAGCATCGAGGTAAAACTGGAACCACCCGATGAACCTGCCGACACTCCACTACTTGATGAAAAGCATCGGTTGAAACGACTCCGAGCCTTGAAAAAACTCTTGATCAAAGCCGATGCCTTTGAATCGTTGAAACGACGCTACCTGGAATCACTTGAACGTTCGAATGACGATTCCGGAGAAACAGCGACCCCACCGGATGAGCAGCCAAGTGAGCCGCGACCGAGCGAAGGAGCAGCACAGTGCATCTGTGAGCTTTGCGGTCAGACATTCGGAAGCAGCAAAAACATGCTACGGCACATGGACGGATATCACACGATACCGGGAGTGGTTGTTCGACGCGGTGGGAAGTCCTTGTTTCGGTGTAAATTTTGCGAGTTGGAGTTTCCGGCACGGAATCAGTTGCTGCGGCACTGTCAGCAGGGACATGCGGATTCGATTGGAAGGTGGAAGAAGAGTTTTAAGTGGCAAGAGATGAAGCAAGCTGATGGACCGAAAAAATTGAAGGGTTGCGTCGGTTGCGATGAAATGTCAGGAAGTTTGGAGGAATTGGTTCGGCATTTGGAGAAAAGTCACGCCGGCAGTTTCTGTGATATCTGCTACAAAGTGTTCAAGGATTCGAGTGTTGTGTTGCTGCATCGGAGGGTTCACTTGGGACAGAATCCGTATGCGTGCGATTTGTGTCCGAAGGTGTTCAAAAGTCTGCAGCATGTCGCGGAGCATCGACAAAGTCATACGGGTAAGCGACCGTACCAGTGCGACGAGTGTTCGTTGGGATTCGCACGAGTTGGTGATCTCAATAAACATCGAAATTTGAGGCACGCGGCAGCACCGTCGTATTTGTGTACGGAGTGTCCGGAAGCATTTTACAGTGCGACGATATTTCATCGGCACCGACAAAAGCACCGGATGGCCGCCGAAATGGGAATTGAAGCCACGAGGCTGGCCGTTTTCCCTTGCGATCAGTGCGATGAGCTGTTTGAGAATGGCAACGATCGGAAGGGGCATGTGCTGGTTAGGCACTCCGAGGGGAGACCGTTTGCGTGTGATGAGTGTGGGAAACGATTCAAAGCGGCAGGTCACTTGAAAGCGCACAAGTTGATCCACAGCGGAGTCAAGACGCAAAAGTGCGATGAGTGTTCAGCTTCTTTTTACTTGGCAGGTGATTTGAGAAGACACCAGAAGACGCATCGTAAAAAAGAGGACAGTTAG